In the genome of Thermococcus sp., the window AGGAAAAGGAGTACACAGTTGAAGCCAAGGGACTGGGAATCGACATAAGCAGCCTGGGCGCGGCTCCGGCCCCTGTTACGACTCAGACGCCCACCGCACCCCTCCCGGCCGCTCCAGCGCCGGCTCCGAGCGCTCCTCCGTCTCCTGCTCCGGTTGCTGGTGAGGGTGTTGTCACCGCGCCAATGCCGGGCAAGGTTTTGAGGATTCTCGTGAGGGAAGGAGAGCAAGTCAAAACCGGCCAAGGACTACTCGTCCTCGAAGCAATGAAAATGGAAAACGAAATACCAG includes:
- a CDS encoding biotin/lipoyl-containing protein, which codes for MAKVKVIVDGIEYEVEVEELGMGRFRVAFEEKEYTVEAKGLGIDISSLGAAPAPVTTQTPTAPLPAAPAPAPSAPPSPAPVAGEGVVTAPMPGKVLRILVREGEQVKTGQGLLVLEAMKMENEIP